A genomic stretch from Deinococcus aquiradiocola includes:
- a CDS encoding class I SAM-dependent methyltransferase, translated as MKTTWDASEYRRRHAFVYRSSQDLVDDWLAPSAGERVLDLGCGSGELTALIARSGAHVKGMDASADMIAAARTAHPHVTFEVQDAHTLQATASFDAVFSNAALHWMRPLDSVFGRVHGALRPGGRLVLEMGGQGNVQVTLDAVAHACRALGLPDLPLPWEFPSTAQLARLLEDAGLQVRQTLWFPRPSPLQGEDGFRAWLATFGSGWLSPLAPDERAAVLERAEAYARPRLWNGETWQSDYCRLRAVATRPDLRP; from the coding sequence ATGAAGACCACCTGGGACGCCAGCGAGTACCGCCGCCGACACGCCTTCGTGTACCGGAGCAGCCAGGACCTCGTGGACGACTGGCTCGCGCCGAGCGCCGGGGAGCGCGTGCTGGACCTCGGCTGCGGCAGCGGCGAACTGACGGCGCTGATCGCGCGGTCCGGCGCGCACGTGAAGGGCATGGACGCCTCCGCCGACATGATCGCCGCCGCCCGCACCGCGCACCCGCACGTGACCTTCGAAGTGCAGGACGCCCACACCCTGCAGGCCACCGCCAGTTTCGACGCGGTGTTCAGCAACGCCGCCCTCCACTGGATGCGTCCCCTGGACTCGGTGTTCGGACGGGTGCACGGCGCGCTGCGGCCCGGCGGGCGCCTCGTGCTGGAGATGGGCGGGCAGGGCAACGTGCAGGTCACGCTGGACGCCGTCGCCCACGCCTGCCGGGCACTGGGCCTGCCGGATCTGCCGCTCCCGTGGGAGTTCCCGAGCACGGCGCAGCTCGCCCGCCTGCTGGAGGACGCGGGCCTGCAGGTGCGGCAGACGCTGTGGTTCCCGCGTCCCAGCCCGCTGCAGGGCGAGGACGGCTTCCGCGCGTGGCTCGCCACCTTCGGCAGCGGATGGCTGTCCCCGCTCGCGCCGGACGAGCGCGCCGCGGTGCTGGAACGGGCCGAGGCGTACGCACGCCCGCGCCTGTGGAACGGCGAGACCTGGCAGTCCGACTACTGCCGCCTGCGCGCCGTCGCCACCCGTCCGGACCTGCGCCCCTGA
- a CDS encoding response regulator, with protein sequence MTRILVVDDSLSIRKALEKILSQTAVVHVANSAEDALAQLHAGLEPPDLIVSDVLMPGMSGFELAHELRLLPATLRTPVLLMSGIIDDDVHHQAQEVHARGVIRKPFTAEELMPVIHAALSGAPGVSAESAPVQAPPAVPEEPELLSGPGPVHADPAPEPVPAAPVSPAPRTAATQPAASAPPPVTPAPAPVAPAPSAHQALLDTLTQKPGVLGALVLTRHGEVQAHSGDLAVAPADLAMYARFFASTAGTLGNRMERGALSGLQLEYAGGTLLLLPLDDADLLVTLLKDVNSSQMVRFALRRHLTTA encoded by the coding sequence ATGACCCGCATCCTCGTGGTGGATGACAGCCTCAGCATCCGCAAAGCCCTGGAGAAGATCCTCAGTCAGACCGCCGTCGTCCACGTCGCCAACAGCGCCGAAGACGCCCTCGCCCAGCTGCACGCCGGTCTGGAGCCCCCGGACCTGATCGTGTCGGACGTCCTCATGCCGGGCATGAGCGGCTTCGAACTCGCGCACGAACTGCGCCTGCTGCCCGCCACGCTGCGCACGCCCGTCCTGCTGATGAGCGGCATCATCGACGACGACGTACACCACCAGGCGCAGGAGGTCCACGCCCGGGGCGTGATCCGCAAACCGTTCACGGCAGAGGAACTGATGCCCGTGATTCACGCGGCCCTCAGCGGCGCGCCCGGCGTGTCCGCCGAGAGCGCCCCGGTGCAGGCGCCACCTGCCGTCCCGGAGGAACCGGAACTGCTGAGCGGTCCCGGCCCGGTCCACGCGGACCCCGCCCCCGAACCCGTGCCGGCCGCTCCCGTGTCCCCGGCTCCCCGCACGGCCGCCACGCAGCCTGCTGCCAGTGCCCCACCCCCGGTCACACCCGCTCCGGCTCCGGTTGCCCCGGCACCTTCGGCGCATCAGGCGCTGCTGGACACGCTGACCCAGAAGCCCGGCGTGCTCGGCGCGCTCGTCCTGACCCGGCACGGCGAGGTGCAGGCGCACTCGGGCGACCTCGCGGTCGCGCCTGCCGACCTCGCCATGTACGCGCGCTTCTTCGCGAGTACGGCGGGCACGCTCGGCAACCGGATGGAGCGCGGCGCGCTGAGCGGCCTGCAGCTGGAGTACGCGGGCGGCACGCTGCTGCTCCTGCCGCTCGACGACGCGGACCTGCTCGTGACGCTCCTGAAGGACGTGAACAGCAGCCAGATGGTGCGCTTCGCGCTGCGCCGCCACCTCACCACCGCCTGA
- a CDS encoding response regulator, which yields MTRLLIVLPDEITRRAVSVLAEYEGYEVTSADSRLHALTQLERNTPDVVLCDDRPGDLSSVEFHEIIRSEPGTQGVPLLLVTDRVPGWFDTALDVPVGRDRTSRELVEAITDATTRLARDPVKLTPLTPAPVGAQMRGTLEIVNLFDLIVSFNQMRKTGRIMVTVGNTEAVIYLMRGEVWHIEYGGHTGQQALLNAFADTEVAPTSSFAFAILPEPLVELLPRTSLTSTSRLLLDIAVHLDHVRSARQAPAPQ from the coding sequence GTGACGCGACTGCTCATCGTGCTGCCCGACGAGATCACCCGCAGGGCCGTGTCTGTCCTCGCGGAGTACGAGGGCTACGAGGTCACGAGCGCCGACAGTCGCCTGCACGCCCTCACGCAACTCGAACGCAACACGCCGGACGTCGTCCTGTGCGACGACCGCCCCGGCGACCTGAGCAGCGTCGAGTTCCACGAGATCATCCGCAGCGAGCCGGGCACGCAGGGCGTCCCGCTGCTGCTCGTCACGGACCGCGTGCCCGGCTGGTTCGACACGGCGCTCGACGTGCCGGTCGGCCGGGACCGCACCTCGCGGGAACTGGTGGAGGCCATCACGGACGCCACCACGCGGCTCGCGCGCGACCCGGTCAAACTGACTCCGCTGACGCCCGCACCGGTCGGCGCGCAGATGCGCGGCACGCTGGAGATCGTGAACCTCTTCGACCTGATCGTGTCGTTCAACCAGATGCGCAAGACGGGCCGCATCATGGTCACGGTCGGGAACACCGAAGCCGTCATCTATCTCATGCGCGGCGAGGTGTGGCACATCGAATACGGCGGGCACACCGGGCAGCAGGCCCTGCTGAACGCCTTCGCGGACACCGAGGTGGCGCCCACCTCCTCGTTCGCGTTCGCGATCCTGCCGGAACCGCTGGTGGAACTGCTCCCGCGCACCAGCCTCACCTCCACGTCGCGCCTGCTGCTCGACATCGCCGTTCACCTCGATCACGTCCGCTCGGCCCGGCAGGCCCCCGCACCGCAATGA
- a CDS encoding hybrid sensor histidine kinase/response regulator — protein MPGGELLEIFLLEAWEGLALLEGSVGDLRATDRNDDHELGQVSLIAHRLRGSAGLYGYPQLASLAGLAERLTESRPHLAPGDRETLLDVLELVTLGLRRALTDLSSGQAENAVGLYFAEVGGVERLQALLKSAPAAFRTVHPASAPDAAVPDAAPAGLQGELRTFARTNAEVYSYFAPEVREYLEALRTELDRGAQANITLMFRSAHTIKGSAFMVGLPALGHVAHRLEDLMNAVREQGLTLAGAPSALLLQGVTLLERMLLTAEGHDDAALTADSERLPARIQALLQGDAPTVERAVPDAPVPGTVAGGAQTVRVSTERLDSIMDGIGQLVMSRARLERQLDRLSQLEEALQASHARVQRVVRDFEERYLNPDMVRSDAPEAPGEAPGGLRGTVSEVFEELEFDSYDDMNILARSVTELSADLGELRGQFRDGREALRGEADTFTKLLRTLRGNVVRTRRVPLSQAYARPRRWARGRKDAELVTLGGDLDVDAFVTQGLSEVLLHLVTNAFTHGLETPDAREAAGKPTLGRVTVDARRRGTLLDVTVSDDGRGIDVDAVRAQALERGLRSARELEQLSNDDTLRLIFLPGLSTAREVTNEAGRGVGMDIVASTVRRLGGELLVQSARGVGSTFTLRVPLSQQVVDLLTVRVGPYLLGFPAGNIAGLRELQVTDVQEREGQAHLPDGTPLHLLQRVWGVPSPTGTVHAVVIDTASGPLAFGVDRFEGIAEAVVSAPGPLLDSLGYVTGTSVTPDGEPVLLPDAAGLARAAVQLRGTPSVQGEARSAAPSRRRLLLIDDSLSVRRVVSRMLERAGYTVVTASDGQEALDLYRQDQAFEAILTDLEMPRVNGFEVIEDVRRRDARVPIVVMTTRAGDKHQRLAFQLGASDYFSKPVDESLLTRCLERLLRPA, from the coding sequence ATGCCCGGGGGAGAACTGCTCGAAATCTTTCTGCTGGAGGCCTGGGAAGGGCTGGCGCTGCTCGAAGGCTCGGTCGGCGACCTGCGGGCCACCGACCGGAACGACGACCACGAACTCGGCCAGGTGAGCCTGATCGCGCACCGGTTGCGCGGCAGCGCGGGCCTGTACGGTTACCCGCAGCTCGCGAGCCTCGCGGGCCTCGCCGAACGCCTCACCGAGTCCCGCCCGCACCTCGCACCGGGTGACCGCGAGACGCTGCTGGACGTGCTGGAACTCGTCACGCTCGGCCTGCGCCGCGCCCTCACGGACCTGAGCAGCGGTCAGGCGGAGAACGCCGTCGGGCTGTACTTCGCGGAGGTGGGCGGCGTGGAGCGCCTGCAGGCCCTGCTGAAGTCCGCTCCGGCGGCCTTCCGGACCGTGCATCCGGCGAGCGCGCCGGACGCCGCCGTGCCAGACGCCGCGCCCGCTGGCCTGCAGGGCGAACTGCGGACCTTCGCGCGGACGAACGCGGAAGTGTACAGCTACTTCGCGCCGGAAGTGCGCGAGTACCTGGAGGCGCTCAGGACCGAACTCGACCGGGGCGCGCAGGCCAACATCACCCTGATGTTCCGCTCGGCGCACACCATCAAGGGCAGCGCCTTCATGGTGGGCCTGCCCGCCCTCGGCCACGTCGCGCACCGGCTGGAGGACCTGATGAACGCCGTGCGCGAGCAGGGCCTCACGCTGGCGGGCGCGCCGTCCGCGCTGCTGCTGCAGGGCGTGACCCTGCTGGAACGCATGCTGCTGACGGCCGAGGGACACGACGACGCGGCCCTCACAGCGGACAGTGAGCGCCTCCCGGCACGCATCCAGGCGCTCCTGCAGGGCGACGCGCCCACCGTGGAGCGCGCCGTCCCGGACGCGCCGGTGCCGGGGACCGTGGCGGGCGGCGCGCAGACGGTGCGCGTCAGCACGGAACGGCTCGACAGCATCATGGACGGCATCGGTCAGCTCGTCATGTCGCGCGCGCGCCTGGAGCGTCAGCTCGACCGGCTGTCGCAGCTGGAGGAGGCGCTGCAGGCCAGTCACGCGCGCGTGCAGCGTGTCGTGCGGGACTTCGAGGAACGCTACCTGAACCCCGACATGGTCCGCAGCGACGCGCCGGAAGCGCCGGGTGAGGCGCCCGGCGGGCTGCGCGGCACGGTCAGCGAGGTGTTCGAGGAACTGGAGTTCGACAGTTACGACGACATGAACATCCTCGCGCGGTCCGTGACGGAGCTCAGCGCCGACCTGGGCGAGCTGCGCGGGCAGTTCCGCGACGGGCGCGAGGCGCTGCGCGGCGAGGCGGACACCTTCACGAAACTGCTGCGCACCCTGCGCGGCAACGTCGTCCGGACGCGCCGCGTGCCGCTCAGTCAGGCGTACGCCCGCCCGAGACGCTGGGCGCGCGGCCGGAAGGACGCGGAACTCGTCACGCTGGGCGGGGACCTCGACGTGGACGCCTTCGTGACGCAGGGCCTGTCGGAGGTGCTGCTGCACCTCGTCACGAACGCCTTCACGCACGGCCTGGAAACGCCGGACGCGCGGGAAGCGGCCGGGAAGCCCACGCTGGGCCGCGTGACGGTCGACGCCCGACGCCGCGGCACGCTGCTCGACGTGACCGTCAGCGACGACGGGCGCGGCATCGACGTGGACGCCGTGCGCGCCCAGGCGCTCGAACGCGGCCTGCGCAGCGCCCGCGAACTGGAACAGCTGAGCAACGACGACACCCTGCGCCTGATCTTCCTGCCGGGCCTGTCCACCGCGCGCGAGGTCACGAACGAGGCGGGACGCGGGGTCGGGATGGACATCGTGGCGAGCACCGTCCGCAGGCTCGGCGGCGAGCTGCTCGTGCAGAGTGCGCGGGGGGTGGGCAGCACCTTCACGCTGCGCGTCCCGCTCAGCCAGCAGGTCGTGGACCTCCTGACCGTCCGGGTCGGCCCGTACCTGCTGGGCTTCCCGGCGGGGAACATCGCGGGCCTGCGCGAACTGCAGGTCACGGACGTTCAGGAGCGCGAGGGGCAGGCGCACCTGCCGGACGGCACGCCGCTGCACCTCCTGCAGCGCGTGTGGGGCGTGCCCTCCCCCACCGGCACCGTGCACGCCGTCGTGATCGACACGGCGTCCGGTCCGCTGGCCTTCGGTGTGGACCGCTTCGAGGGCATCGCGGAAGCGGTCGTGAGCGCGCCTGGACCTCTCCTCGACTCCCTCGGGTACGTGACGGGCACCAGTGTCACGCCGGACGGCGAGCCGGTGCTGCTGCCGGACGCGGCCGGACTCGCGCGCGCCGCCGTGCAGCTGCGCGGCACGCCGAGCGTGCAGGGCGAGGCCCGCAGCGCCGCCCCCAGCCGCCGCCGCCTGCTGCTCATCGACGACAGCCTCAGCGTGCGCCGCGTGGTGTCCAGGATGCTGGAACGCGCCGGGTACACGGTCGTCACGGCCAGCGACGGCCAGGAGGCCCTCGACCTGTACCGCCAGGACCAGGCCTTCGAGGCGATCCTCACGGACCTCGAGATGCCGCGCGTGAACGGCTTCGAGGTGATCGAGGACGTGCGCCGACGTGACGCGCGCGTGCCGATCGTCGTCATGACGACCCGCGCGGGCGACAAGCACCAGCGGCTCGCCTTCCAGCTCGGCGCGAGCGACTACTTCAGCAAGCCGGTCGACGAGTCGCTGCTCACCCGCTGCCTCGAACGGCTCCTGAGGCCCGCGTGA
- a CDS encoding methyl-accepting chemotaxis protein → MISKLDPTTDLRTTHETRIRRPGLSLLGRLSVGQKLALSAATFALPIVVIVSLLASEQQQALNFVRSEQRGAQYLPSLETVLKNMQLHRRASSKFLNGDAEQKATLTSLDAQIDQGIAQLESTNTGLGDEFQLGADIGALKTAWTRLKSQVSNQTITADKSTDAHTALLSENITQAFANVSHASQISLDPSVDGYYLGLLSTERLPDALPTIGVTRTLGSAAITAGTPLTEVQRTEYLNALDQAQGARHEVDEAVKYLLPALPQDVRAQYEAAYKQFDDNNAILLKTFEENILAPGGTTISAADFKKISDSSTSAQFDFFERTISLLGQRLTDREASETRQRLLSLGLSLLAVLLASALLFLIARAITRPLGQLADASTRLAGGDLNASVPVTTRDEVGTVSGAFNSAVAQLRENEVRNEQARVEAQQLQQNIGQFLDVTMDIAEGDLTKRGRVTEDVLGNVVDSINLMTEELGQVLRDVQRASNSVTGGSVDMLATTSDIQASAQLTANEAQQVARQVQQVIVQIRDMATSAQASADSARQALLASQQGQQAVAGTLEGMQNIRREVQGVAKRIKGLGDRSLEIQEIVDTISQIASQTNLLALNAAIEAAGAGEAGSRFAIVADEVRKLADNSAQATGRIANLIRTVQTEIQDVIVTVEDGTREVEQGYRIAGTAGERLREIGTLTQQSAQLAESISNATQAQVQGMEQVGGAVQEIASIADRSRSSVERGRVAAEQLQNLASQLNSGLARFRLPS, encoded by the coding sequence ATGATCAGCAAGCTCGACCCCACCACCGACCTGCGCACCACCCACGAAACCCGCATCCGACGCCCCGGCCTCAGCCTGCTCGGGCGACTCTCGGTGGGGCAGAAACTGGCCCTGTCGGCAGCCACGTTCGCCCTCCCCATCGTGGTGATCGTGTCCCTCCTGGCGAGTGAGCAGCAGCAGGCACTGAACTTCGTGCGCTCGGAGCAGCGCGGCGCGCAGTACCTGCCGTCCCTGGAAACCGTGTTGAAGAACATGCAGCTGCACCGCCGCGCGTCCTCCAAGTTCCTGAACGGCGACGCGGAACAGAAGGCCACCCTCACCTCCCTCGACGCGCAGATCGACCAGGGCATCGCGCAGCTCGAATCGACGAACACGGGCCTGGGCGACGAGTTCCAGCTCGGAGCCGACATCGGCGCCCTCAAGACCGCCTGGACGCGCCTCAAGAGCCAGGTGAGCAACCAGACCATCACGGCCGACAAGAGCACGGATGCGCACACCGCCCTCCTGTCCGAAAACATCACGCAGGCCTTCGCGAACGTCTCGCACGCCAGCCAGATCTCGCTCGACCCGTCGGTCGACGGCTACTACCTCGGCCTGCTCAGCACCGAACGCCTCCCGGACGCACTCCCCACCATCGGCGTGACCCGCACGCTCGGCAGTGCCGCCATCACGGCTGGCACACCCCTCACCGAGGTGCAGCGCACCGAGTACCTGAACGCCCTCGACCAGGCGCAGGGCGCGCGCCACGAGGTGGACGAGGCCGTGAAGTACCTGCTGCCCGCACTGCCACAGGACGTCCGCGCACAGTACGAGGCCGCCTACAAGCAATTCGACGACAACAACGCCATCCTCCTCAAAACCTTCGAGGAGAACATCCTCGCGCCGGGGGGCACCACCATCAGCGCCGCCGACTTCAAGAAGATCAGCGACAGCTCCACCAGCGCGCAGTTCGACTTCTTCGAACGCACCATCTCACTGCTCGGCCAGCGACTCACGGACCGTGAGGCGAGCGAGACCCGCCAGCGTCTGCTCTCGCTCGGGCTGTCGCTGCTCGCCGTGCTGCTCGCGAGCGCCCTGCTGTTCCTGATCGCGCGCGCCATCACCCGCCCGCTCGGCCAGCTCGCCGACGCCTCCACCCGCCTCGCGGGCGGCGACCTTAACGCCAGCGTGCCCGTCACGACGCGTGACGAGGTGGGCACGGTGTCGGGCGCCTTCAACTCGGCCGTCGCGCAGCTGCGCGAGAACGAAGTCCGGAACGAGCAGGCGCGCGTCGAGGCGCAGCAGCTGCAGCAGAACATCGGGCAGTTCCTCGACGTGACCATGGACATCGCCGAGGGCGACCTCACCAAGCGCGGCAGGGTCACCGAGGACGTCCTCGGGAACGTGGTGGACTCCATCAACCTCATGACCGAGGAGCTCGGGCAGGTGCTGCGCGACGTGCAGCGCGCGTCGAACTCCGTGACGGGCGGCTCGGTCGACATGCTCGCCACCACCAGCGACATCCAGGCGAGCGCGCAGCTCACCGCGAACGAGGCGCAGCAGGTGGCCCGGCAGGTGCAGCAGGTGATCGTGCAGATCCGCGACATGGCCACCAGCGCGCAGGCGTCCGCCGACTCGGCCCGCCAGGCGCTCCTCGCGTCCCAGCAGGGACAGCAGGCCGTGGCCGGAACGCTGGAAGGCATGCAGAACATCCGCCGCGAGGTGCAGGGCGTCGCCAAGCGCATCAAGGGCCTCGGCGACCGCTCGCTCGAGATTCAGGAGATCGTGGACACCATCTCGCAGATCGCCAGCCAGACGAACCTCCTCGCGCTGAACGCCGCCATCGAGGCGGCCGGTGCAGGCGAGGCCGGCAGCCGTTTCGCGATCGTCGCGGACGAGGTCCGTAAACTCGCGGACAACTCCGCGCAGGCCACCGGACGCATCGCGAACCTCATCCGTACCGTGCAGACCGAGATTCAGGACGTGATCGTGACGGTGGAGGACGGCACGCGCGAGGTGGAGCAGGGGTACCGTATCGCGGGAACCGCCGGTGAACGCCTGCGTGAGATCGGAACGCTCACGCAGCAGTCCGCGCAGCTCGCGGAATCCATCTCGAACGCCACGCAGGCGCAGGTGCAGGGCATGGAACAGGTGGGCGGCGCCGTGCAGGAGATCGCCAGCATCGCGGACCGTTCGCGCAGCTCGGTGGAACGCGGACGTGTCGCGGCCGAGCAGCTCCAGAACCTCGCCTCTCAACTGAACTCCGGCCTGGCGCGATTCCGGCTGCCGAGCTGA
- a CDS encoding chemotaxis protein CheW, with the protein MSEPALVFTHHGLTLAVPARLGREAFSTGQVMPLPGGHAALLGLTEVRGRAVPLLNLSSLTAHEAPASTPLPLSLLLEVSGTYLAVPVTQVLGVFSVDAFLDPGTLLSGPLDAGPHEVQALGAQALLTAVRSRLALT; encoded by the coding sequence ATGAGCGAACCTGCCCTCGTCTTCACGCACCACGGCCTCACGCTGGCCGTCCCGGCACGCCTGGGCCGCGAGGCCTTCTCCACCGGGCAGGTCATGCCGCTGCCGGGCGGGCACGCCGCCCTGCTCGGACTGACCGAGGTGCGTGGGCGCGCCGTGCCGCTCCTGAACCTGTCATCCCTCACCGCTCATGAGGCGCCTGCCTCCACCCCCCTGCCGCTGTCCCTGCTTCTCGAGGTGAGCGGCACGTATCTGGCCGTCCCGGTCACCCAGGTGCTCGGCGTGTTCAGCGTGGACGCCTTCCTGGACCCCGGCACGCTCCTCTCAGGCCCTCTGGACGCCGGACCACACGAGGTCCAGGCGCTCGGCGCGCAGGCCCTCCTGACCGCCGTCCGTTCCCGCCTCGCCCTCACCTGA
- a CDS encoding response regulator, producing the protein MAKIMIVDDSPADLRFMSEILRQTPHTVTQVQGSADVEVRASADVPDLILLDVVMPDRNGYEVLRSLKRQDSTRDVKVVFVSSKGGDTDIKWGLRQGAVDYLIKPYTADQVMTVLKKHL; encoded by the coding sequence ATGGCCAAGATCATGATCGTCGACGACTCCCCCGCAGACCTCCGCTTCATGAGCGAGATCCTCAGACAGACGCCGCACACCGTCACCCAGGTGCAGGGCAGCGCCGACGTGGAGGTGCGCGCCTCCGCCGACGTTCCGGACCTCATCCTGCTCGACGTGGTCATGCCGGACCGCAACGGCTACGAGGTCCTGCGTTCCCTGAAACGCCAGGACAGCACCCGTGACGTCAAGGTGGTGTTCGTGTCCAGCAAGGGAGGCGACACCGACATCAAGTGGGGTCTGCGACAGGGTGCGGTGGATTACCTGATCAAGCCGTACACCGCCGATCAGGTCATGACCGTCCTCAAGAAGCACCTGTAA
- a CDS encoding TetR/AcrR family transcriptional regulator — MPVNEHRKRLAASARRQQILDAATALFIARGFEAVSMADLAQAIQVSRPAVYSYFPTTEAVLQTLLDERLQQLWTHLERLLPHNLDPHDRSSRGVYAALFGFLLGERESLLLLHSGGGPSFQARRTAFLTQLGERLEAQYPHIRRRPFQMVLITQLLDSLAHHAVQNDVQDVAALARTLDAFVRGGIEALSSEWERETEFSLTS; from the coding sequence ATGCCCGTGAACGAACACCGCAAACGCCTCGCCGCGAGCGCGCGCAGGCAGCAGATTCTCGACGCTGCCACCGCGCTGTTCATCGCGCGCGGCTTCGAGGCGGTCAGCATGGCGGACCTCGCGCAGGCCATCCAGGTCTCCCGGCCCGCCGTGTACAGCTACTTCCCGACCACCGAGGCCGTCCTGCAGACCCTGCTCGACGAGCGCCTCCAGCAGCTCTGGACGCACCTGGAACGCCTCCTGCCGCACAACCTCGACCCGCACGACCGCTCCTCGCGCGGCGTGTACGCGGCCCTCTTCGGGTTCCTGCTCGGCGAACGCGAGTCGCTGCTGCTGCTGCACAGCGGCGGCGGGCCGTCCTTCCAGGCGCGCCGCACGGCCTTCCTCACGCAGCTCGGCGAGCGGCTGGAAGCGCAGTACCCGCACATCCGCCGCCGCCCCTTCCAGATGGTGCTCATCACGCAGCTGCTCGACAGCCTCGCCCATCACGCCGTGCAGAACGACGTGCAGGACGTGGCGGCCCTCGCCCGCACGCTCGACGCCTTCGTTCGCGGCGGCATCGAGGCGCTGAGCAGCGAATGGGAACGGGAAACGGAGTTCAGCCTCACATCCTGA